One window of Alkaliphilus metalliredigens QYMF genomic DNA carries:
- the sleB gene encoding spore cortex-lytic enzyme — MKKSVWILLTIVISVLAANVIYYDSIYAQNLSWGSSGGEVTDLQERLTRWDYYDGPISGTYGPQTHEAVRLFQRINGLTVDGIVGPQTRGALGMGTTATPPTQSVSRGVSRSDDVELLARTIHSESKGEPYEGQVAVGAVILNRVSDAAFPNTMAGVVYQPCAFEPVKRGTINEAPNDSAYRAARDALNGWDPTGGALYFWNPVTATSRWIWTRTITLTIGRHVFGN; from the coding sequence ATGAAAAAGTCAGTATGGATTTTGCTGACAATTGTCATTAGCGTTTTAGCAGCCAATGTAATTTACTATGATTCTATTTATGCACAAAATCTTTCATGGGGATCTAGTGGGGGAGAGGTAACTGATTTACAAGAACGGTTAACCAGATGGGATTATTATGACGGACCCATCAGTGGCACTTATGGACCCCAAACCCACGAAGCTGTTAGGTTATTTCAAAGAATAAATGGATTGACCGTGGATGGGATTGTAGGCCCCCAGACCAGAGGCGCATTAGGTATGGGAACCACAGCTACCCCTCCCACCCAATCAGTCAGTAGGGGTGTCTCTAGGAGCGATGATGTGGAATTACTAGCCAGGACCATACACTCTGAATCAAAGGGAGAACCCTATGAGGGACAGGTAGCGGTAGGTGCAGTAATACTCAATCGAGTAAGCGATGCGGCATTTCCAAATACTATGGCTGGGGTAGTCTATCAACCCTGTGCCTTTGAACCAGTTAAACGAGGGACAATTAACGAAGCACCAAATGATTCCGCCTATCGAGCGGCCCGAGATGCACTGAATGGATGGGATCCAACAGGAGGCGCACTTTACTTTTGGAATCCAGTCACAGCTACTAGTCGATGGATTTGGACTCGGACCATTACGCTCACAATTGGTAGACATGTATTTGGAAACTAA
- the mgtE gene encoding magnesium transporter encodes MNERMNEEMNERILTLVEEKKFGVLKEELIEIMAVDIAEIFDDLDKKQSVIVFRLLTKDQAADVFSYLSSEQRRAIVEAIHETQLNEILEELFFDDKIDFLEEMPANVVKRILKSSTEEERKLINQFLKYPEDSAGSLMTIEYIDLRKEMSVKEALAYIKANGVDKETIYICYVLDEKRKLEGLVSLRKLVLLDEKLLISDIMTEEFIATHTLDDQEEIAALFKKYDLLTLPVVDREERLVGIITIDDIMDVVDRENTEDFQKMAAMEPSEEEYLESNAFALARRRIPWLMLLMVSATFTEGIIGRFENVLQAVAILAASIPMLMDTAGNAGSQSSTLIIRGMALGEIELKDYIKVFWSEFKVSIIVGVALGFINFIRMMIFVRAGLGFAITVSVTLVVTIMMAKMVGGTLPILAKKLKLDPAIMAGPMITTIVDALALIVYFNIASTLLGL; translated from the coding sequence ATGAATGAAAGAATGAATGAAGAAATGAATGAAAGAATTTTAACACTGGTTGAGGAAAAGAAATTTGGGGTTTTAAAAGAAGAACTAATCGAAATTATGGCAGTTGATATTGCAGAAATATTTGATGATCTTGATAAAAAACAAAGTGTGATCGTGTTTAGATTGTTAACAAAGGATCAAGCCGCAGATGTTTTTTCATATTTGTCATCGGAACAAAGAAGAGCAATTGTAGAGGCAATCCATGAAACCCAGTTGAATGAAATACTAGAGGAATTATTCTTCGATGATAAAATTGACTTTTTAGAAGAAATGCCAGCTAATGTCGTGAAACGTATTTTAAAGTCTTCCACAGAAGAAGAAAGAAAACTAATCAATCAGTTTTTAAAATACCCAGAAGATTCTGCTGGTAGTTTGATGACCATAGAATATATAGACCTAAGAAAAGAAATGTCTGTGAAAGAGGCTTTGGCCTATATAAAAGCAAATGGAGTCGATAAAGAAACAATCTATATATGTTACGTATTAGATGAAAAAAGAAAGCTTGAAGGTCTTGTTTCTCTCAGAAAGCTGGTTTTATTAGACGAGAAACTATTGATTTCCGATATCATGACTGAAGAATTCATTGCCACCCATACATTAGATGACCAAGAAGAAATTGCTGCACTATTTAAGAAGTACGATTTACTTACTTTACCCGTGGTAGATCGAGAAGAACGTCTAGTTGGAATTATTACCATCGATGATATCATGGATGTTGTTGACCGGGAAAATACGGAAGACTTTCAAAAGATGGCTGCCATGGAGCCCAGTGAAGAGGAGTATCTTGAATCAAATGCATTTGCTTTGGCCAGGCGAAGAATTCCTTGGTTAATGCTCTTAATGGTTTCAGCCACCTTTACAGAAGGAATCATTGGTCGTTTTGAAAATGTCTTGCAGGCCGTTGCAATTTTAGCTGCTTCTATTCCTATGCTCATGGATACAGCAGGTAATGCGGGTTCTCAATCATCTACTTTAATTATCAGGGGAATGGCCTTAGGAGAAATCGAGTTAAAAGACTATATCAAGGTCTTTTGGAGTGAGTTTAAGGTAAGTATCATCGTAGGGGTTGCATTAGGTTTTATAAACTTCATTAGGATGATGATTTTTGTAAGAGCAGGTTTGGGTTTTGCAATTACAGTATCAGTGACCTTGGTAGTGACCATCATGATGGCAAAAATGGTAGGGGGAACTTTGCCAATATTAGCAAAGAAACTGAAGTTAGATCCTGCTATTATGGCAGGTCCTATGATTACCACCATTGTGGATGCTTTAGCTTTAATTGTATACTTTAATATTGCAAGTACGCTCTTAGGACTTTAA
- the rodA gene encoding rod shape-determining protein RodA: MRIDHRLARKIDFGLIAVVLIICIIGVMMVGSATEGALSNRHIRTQIISVLIGIGAIIAIMLIDYNSLSRMYIPIYILSNALLLAVLVMGTGQEQWGANRWIRIAGFQFQPADFAKIGIIICLAKMIDDNKESIHKIPTLMKIIAFAGLPMLLIMRQPDLGTTMAFASFTFGMLFIAGLRYKHILITGIMGVVSLPFMWFVVLKGYQQQRILTFLNPELDPQGAGYHIIQSKITVGAGRTLGMRLENFLGINPPSTTFFHHFGFLPEKHTDFIFSVIAQELGFVGSIVLLILYAILLIKCMNVAREAKDDFGKYIVTGITFMLAFHIIANIAMTIGLMPVTGKPLPFVSYGGTFMLSNMIALGLVLNVNMRRDKINF; the protein is encoded by the coding sequence GTGAGGATTGATCATCGTTTAGCTCGCAAGATTGACTTTGGACTTATTGCCGTTGTATTGATTATTTGCATTATAGGTGTCATGATGGTAGGAAGTGCTACGGAAGGTGCCTTAAGTAACAGACATATACGAACCCAGATTATATCAGTTCTGATTGGTATAGGTGCTATTATTGCAATCATGCTCATAGACTATAACAGTCTTTCAAGAATGTATATTCCTATTTATATTTTGTCGAATGCACTACTCCTGGCAGTACTTGTTATGGGGACAGGACAAGAACAGTGGGGTGCCAATAGATGGATTCGAATCGCTGGATTTCAATTTCAGCCAGCGGATTTTGCCAAAATAGGCATCATCATTTGCTTAGCAAAAATGATAGATGATAATAAGGAATCAATCCACAAAATTCCTACCCTAATGAAAATTATTGCATTTGCAGGTCTTCCCATGCTATTGATCATGAGACAGCCTGACCTAGGAACCACCATGGCCTTTGCATCCTTCACCTTTGGGATGCTTTTTATAGCCGGATTGAGATATAAGCATATATTAATAACAGGAATTATGGGAGTGGTAAGTTTACCATTTATGTGGTTTGTGGTCTTAAAAGGTTATCAGCAGCAAAGAATATTAACCTTTTTGAATCCTGAGTTAGATCCCCAAGGCGCAGGATATCATATTATTCAATCAAAGATTACAGTTGGTGCTGGAAGGACCCTAGGGATGCGTTTAGAAAACTTTCTGGGGATTAATCCACCGAGCACAACTTTTTTTCACCATTTTGGCTTTTTACCAGAAAAACATACAGACTTCATTTTTTCAGTCATTGCCCAAGAGCTTGGTTTCGTTGGGTCGATTGTCCTGTTGATATTGTATGCGATTCTTTTGATCAAGTGTATGAATGTAGCTAGAGAAGCAAAGGATGATTTTGGAAAATATATCGTAACAGGGATTACATTTATGTTGGCATTCCATATTATTGCAAACATTGCAATGACCATTGGATTGATGCCTGTAACTGGAAAGCCCTTACCATTTGTCAGCTATGGCGGTACATTTATGCTCTCAAATATGATTGCGCTAGGATTAGTTTTAAATGTTAATATGCGACGTGATAAGATTAATTTCTAA
- a CDS encoding YheC/YheD family endospore coat-associated protein: MYEGPLIGIWVHTSKNRKRILKLYQGFHNLNLNLYAFTSSSIFWNKQQILGLSLVDNKWKESMFPFPHAVYNHYYNKKAITIQRLNNIIGQDKCFNRINWFNKWEVYTLLKQSNLKRYIPDTFLFNEVNVTKLLKKYRLVYIKPAYGNKGKSVYRVELKENGDTYISLHSLPPRFICRKNEDLQKRLDELLNEKIFIVQKGIQSNQINHQYYDIRVLVQKDIRGKWTPSTTICRVANKHYFNTSVYESIYDAEKILDQIFPLKKMKENILQSINRISINAAQVLETHMGLLGEISVDFVLDEEMKLWIIELNGSPQKSIYKDIKNFKHKQLIYSRPMEYAYYLSTH, translated from the coding sequence TTGTATGAAGGTCCATTAATAGGTATTTGGGTACATACTTCAAAGAACAGAAAAAGAATTTTGAAACTTTATCAAGGTTTTCACAATCTAAACCTGAATCTTTACGCTTTTACATCATCATCTATTTTTTGGAATAAACAACAAATTCTTGGACTTAGTCTTGTTGATAATAAATGGAAGGAAAGTATGTTTCCTTTTCCTCATGCCGTTTATAATCATTATTACAATAAAAAAGCAATAACCATCCAACGCCTTAATAATATAATTGGCCAAGACAAGTGTTTTAATCGAATAAATTGGTTTAACAAATGGGAAGTCTATACATTATTAAAACAATCGAACCTCAAAAGATATATACCAGACACATTTTTATTTAATGAGGTGAATGTAACAAAACTATTAAAGAAATACAGATTAGTATACATAAAGCCCGCATATGGAAATAAAGGAAAAAGCGTATATCGGGTAGAGCTAAAAGAAAATGGAGACACTTATATCTCTTTACACAGCTTACCCCCTAGATTTATTTGCAGAAAAAATGAAGATTTACAGAAACGATTAGACGAACTCCTCAATGAAAAAATTTTTATAGTACAGAAGGGAATTCAGTCAAATCAAATAAATCACCAGTATTATGATATTCGGGTCCTTGTCCAAAAAGACATTCGAGGGAAATGGACGCCTTCCACCACGATCTGTAGAGTGGCTAATAAACATTATTTTAACACTAGCGTATATGAATCAATTTATGATGCTGAAAAAATTCTCGATCAGATATTTCCCTTGAAAAAAATGAAAGAAAATATTCTCCAATCAATTAACCGTATCAGTATAAATGCCGCACAAGTACTAGAAACCCATATGGGATTGCTTGGAGAAATAAGTGTGGACTTCGTATTAGACGAAGAAATGAAGTTATGGATTATTGAACTTAACGGTAGCCCTCAAAAGAGCATATACAAAGACATTAAGAACTTTAAGCATAAACAACTAATCTACAGCAGACCTATGGAATATGCTTATTATCTCTCCACCCACTGA
- a CDS encoding DUF1657 domain-containing protein: MTVINKLQQALTTAKGLQADLKTFSMDTEDQQAQQMYSQLSSNLDNAVQMLQSRVDYVNSEEPQYQQETMGMQQPKNQQQNSLQSQMSNSQQQEQQKQQQQQQLQNKMQNKQQNKLK, encoded by the coding sequence ATGACAGTTATTAATAAGCTTCAACAGGCTTTAACTACTGCAAAAGGCTTGCAAGCAGATCTAAAGACTTTCTCTATGGATACTGAAGACCAGCAAGCGCAGCAAATGTACAGTCAGCTGTCTTCAAATCTAGACAACGCTGTTCAAATGCTACAATCTCGTGTGGATTATGTGAATAGTGAGGAACCTCAATATCAACAGGAAACTATGGGAATGCAACAGCCAAAAAATCAACAACAAAATTCACTTCAATCTCAAATGTCAAACAGCCAACAACAAGAACAACAAAAACAACAGCAACAACAACAGCTACAAAACAAAATGCAAAATAAGCAACAAAATAAATTGAAGTAA
- a CDS encoding IS4-like element ISAme1 family transposase has translation MKISSSLIIQFIRLFDNNKIMEIAIGTGLLKRQKGMLPDTILKVFTFGLLNIANPSLNQIASKCQAFQPGLTISKEAVYKRLKKSSLFLQETFKHMMQKSMNSVIPVKTAAILEQFKDVKICDSTKITLPDKLVALYPGLGGRNAKSSLKVQGIYSLIPARFSSLEITKAPGADTTYNDKLLAMVNPGELLITDLGYFSKAFFEKLSTKGSYYLTRIKKNSIVYVEKSGQLTKVDLTDLLKGTVVDTEVFLGIAHKKQLKCRFVAIRLPEKVVNQRRRKANQQAKAQGKQLSAKETELLAWNIIVTNVTKDKLSPEAACDLYRARWQIELVFKSLKSYLNIDKIGSCGKYQLECLIYGRLIAVVAMFSLYNVLYIPANQHFTRSLSMLRFVSIFAIHANEIALKLQLTIPNIHFLERLFKKMSKKSLHDKRQRKTTFEILQEYFFLEINFQNIA, from the coding sequence ATGAAGATATCTTCATCACTTATTATACAATTTATTCGGTTGTTTGATAACAATAAAATTATGGAAATTGCCATAGGCACAGGTTTATTGAAGCGTCAAAAGGGCATGTTGCCTGATACAATTCTTAAGGTTTTCACATTCGGGTTGCTAAATATAGCAAACCCCTCATTAAACCAAATTGCATCTAAATGCCAAGCATTTCAACCAGGCTTAACAATCTCCAAAGAAGCAGTGTATAAAAGACTGAAAAAATCTTCTTTATTTTTACAGGAAACATTTAAACATATGATGCAAAAATCTATGAATAGTGTAATCCCTGTAAAAACTGCCGCTATTCTTGAGCAGTTTAAGGATGTAAAGATATGTGATAGTACCAAAATTACTTTGCCGGATAAGCTGGTGGCTCTGTACCCCGGATTAGGTGGACGCAATGCTAAATCTTCTTTAAAAGTCCAAGGCATTTATAGTTTGATTCCTGCTAGATTTTCAAGCCTTGAAATAACAAAGGCTCCTGGCGCTGATACTACCTATAACGATAAGTTACTTGCCATGGTTAATCCAGGTGAATTGCTAATAACAGACCTAGGATATTTTAGCAAAGCATTTTTTGAAAAACTATCAACAAAAGGTAGTTACTATCTCACTAGAATCAAGAAAAACTCTATTGTTTACGTAGAAAAGTCAGGACAACTAACTAAGGTGGATTTGACTGATTTACTAAAGGGTACTGTGGTTGATACAGAAGTTTTTCTGGGAATAGCCCATAAAAAACAACTTAAATGTCGTTTTGTAGCCATTCGCCTGCCAGAAAAAGTGGTGAATCAACGTAGACGCAAGGCTAACCAACAGGCTAAAGCCCAAGGCAAACAACTTAGTGCGAAAGAAACTGAATTGCTGGCATGGAATATTATTGTTACAAATGTTACAAAAGATAAGTTATCTCCTGAAGCTGCTTGTGATTTATATAGAGCAAGATGGCAAATTGAACTCGTATTTAAATCATTAAAAAGCTATTTAAATATTGATAAAATAGGCTCTTGTGGTAAATACCAGCTAGAGTGTTTGATATATGGGCGCTTAATAGCAGTAGTTGCCATGTTTTCTTTATACAATGTTCTATATATACCAGCAAATCAACATTTCACAAGAAGTTTAAGTATGTTGCGATTTGTAAGTATTTTTGCAATTCATGCTAATGAGATAGCCCTAAAGCTTCAATTAACAATACCAAATATTCATTTTCTTGAAAGACTTTTCAAGAAAATGAGTAAAAAAAGTTTGCATGATAAGCGTCAGAGAAAAACAACGTTTGAAATACTACAGGAATACTTTTTTCTCGAAATTAATTTCCAAAATATTGCTTAG
- a CDS encoding zinc ribbon domain-containing protein, translating to MSLMEKFMNSASKSAKTMGQKSSEMVEVGKLNMSINKKEDLIQERYEEIGKYVYARLKRYEFVSKEEIGHLITELNTLNRDIEELEKHVLNIKKIKYCTDCKLELEEEAAYCPLCGKLIRNG from the coding sequence ATGAGTTTGATGGAAAAATTTATGAACTCTGCTTCAAAGTCAGCAAAGACCATGGGACAGAAATCTTCAGAGATGGTAGAAGTTGGAAAACTCAATATGAGTATTAATAAAAAAGAAGATTTAATTCAAGAGAGATATGAGGAGATCGGAAAGTATGTCTATGCAAGGCTAAAGCGATATGAATTTGTTAGCAAAGAAGAGATTGGACATTTAATTACGGAATTGAATACATTAAATCGAGATATAGAGGAATTGGAAAAGCATGTGTTGAATATCAAAAAAATAAAATATTGTACAGATTGCAAACTTGAACTAGAGGAAGAGGCTGCCTACTGTCCCCTTTGTGGTAAATTAATTCGTAATGGATAA
- a CDS encoding ATP-binding protein, whose protein sequence is MAIRQILKIDEEKCDGCGLCIPNCAEGAMQIVDGKVKLIDDKYCDGLGACLGHCPQDALELIEREAPEYDEEAVIELLASQGKTFTPQHNETTEKEAHGGPHGHTHEEEKKGHDHGGHGCGCPGNQMMQFDQEEEKAETVESNDVEIQIKSQLKQWPVQLKLVSPNAPYFHQADLLVTADCVPVAFPNYHLDLLKGKAVAVGCPKLDDVNFYVDKLAQMIELNDFKSITVAYMEVPCCQGIVWAVEEAIKKSGRTVPLNKVKIGLQGNKL, encoded by the coding sequence ATGGCAATTCGACAAATTTTAAAAATTGATGAGGAAAAATGCGATGGATGTGGTTTATGCATACCTAACTGTGCTGAAGGAGCTATGCAAATCGTTGATGGGAAAGTGAAGCTCATCGATGATAAGTATTGTGATGGACTAGGGGCCTGCCTAGGACATTGTCCACAGGATGCATTAGAGTTAATAGAGAGAGAAGCACCAGAATATGATGAGGAAGCTGTTATTGAGCTGTTGGCAAGTCAAGGAAAAACATTTACACCACAGCATAATGAGACAACTGAAAAAGAAGCCCATGGCGGACCTCATGGACATACACATGAAGAAGAAAAAAAGGGTCATGATCATGGCGGTCACGGATGCGGATGCCCAGGAAATCAAATGATGCAATTTGATCAGGAAGAAGAGAAGGCAGAGACTGTGGAAAGCAATGATGTAGAGATTCAAATTAAATCTCAACTCAAGCAATGGCCAGTTCAATTGAAGCTAGTTTCACCTAATGCCCCTTATTTCCATCAAGCGGATTTACTAGTCACAGCCGATTGTGTACCAGTGGCTTTTCCTAACTACCATTTAGATTTATTAAAGGGGAAAGCAGTGGCTGTGGGATGCCCTAAGCTAGATGATGTTAATTTTTATGTAGATAAATTAGCTCAAATGATTGAACTTAACGACTTTAAATCAATTACAGTAGCCTATATGGAGGTTCCTTGTTGCCAAGGGATTGTATGGGCAGTAGAGGAAGCCATTAAAAAGTCAGGCAGAACTGTACCTTTAAATAAAGTAAAAATTGGTCTCCAAGGTAATAAACTATAA
- a CDS encoding alpha/beta-type small acid-soluble spore protein: MPNNNNSGSRNRVVVPEARQALNSMKTEIANELGLSNYEQMDKGNLTARQNGYVGGYMTKRLVEQAERSMSGKQQ; the protein is encoded by the coding sequence ATGCCAAACAACAATAACAGTGGAAGTAGAAACAGAGTAGTGGTGCCAGAAGCACGTCAAGCATTAAATTCTATGAAGACAGAAATTGCAAATGAACTTGGATTATCAAACTATGAGCAAATGGATAAAGGAAATCTAACAGCTCGACAAAATGGCTATGTTGGTGGATATATGACTAAGAGATTAGTTGAGCAAGCTGAAAGAAGTATGAGTGGAAAACAACAATAG
- the ypeB gene encoding germination protein YpeB, with product MRKYIIPGVLSIALVATAVWGYYQYGERNDYHTYLDIQFQRQFYDMIGHVENLQVDLAKAMVSGSNPETIKHLNSTVQQAYLAQEKMTQLPFYHGAIRRTEEFLSQLGDYTTAMVNKSLEGQHLEPDEMQTLEELHQYANYLSQQLIELQQTVAAGGIKFGDLRREGNRDLGSVSDQMKDFNLIDIEERINEYPELIYDGPFSEHLKRVAPKLEGETISAQQAIDIANENFADQNFDEVVFFQEINNTSIKGYYLRATKNGADEGQEVSMAISQVGGHVVWYLDPRETGESQLDRPEAIEIAEEFLEKLGYENMVSTYLMAYEGQTIINFAYEQDDVIVYTDLIKVKVALDNGEIIGFETEGYLINHHERDIPEPKLTEEEAQEKLSSAVEVDNVRLALIPVAGNHEILTYEFKVQFGEDRYLIYIDAESGEQRQILLMIEEEDGTLVI from the coding sequence ATGAGAAAATACATTATACCTGGAGTATTATCCATTGCATTGGTGGCAACAGCAGTCTGGGGGTATTATCAATATGGTGAAAGAAATGACTATCATACATATTTAGATATACAATTTCAGAGACAATTTTATGACATGATTGGCCATGTGGAAAATCTTCAGGTGGATCTAGCAAAAGCCATGGTATCGGGCTCAAATCCAGAGACCATTAAACACTTAAATAGTACCGTCCAACAGGCTTATTTAGCCCAAGAAAAAATGACACAGCTTCCTTTCTATCATGGCGCAATTAGGCGAACCGAAGAATTTCTCAGTCAGCTAGGAGATTATACCACAGCCATGGTAAACAAAAGTTTGGAGGGGCAACATCTAGAACCAGATGAGATGCAAACCCTAGAAGAGCTTCATCAATATGCCAACTACCTATCGCAACAATTGATTGAACTACAACAAACCGTTGCTGCCGGGGGGATTAAATTTGGTGATTTAAGAAGAGAAGGAAATCGAGATCTAGGCAGTGTAAGTGATCAAATGAAGGATTTTAATTTAATAGATATTGAAGAAAGAATAAACGAGTATCCAGAACTCATTTATGACGGACCCTTTTCAGAGCATCTAAAGCGGGTGGCGCCAAAATTAGAAGGGGAAACAATCAGTGCACAGCAAGCCATTGATATTGCCAATGAAAATTTTGCAGATCAAAATTTTGATGAGGTTGTGTTCTTTCAAGAAATAAATAACACATCAATTAAAGGATATTACCTAAGAGCAACAAAAAATGGTGCTGATGAAGGACAAGAAGTATCCATGGCCATTAGTCAGGTAGGTGGACATGTTGTGTGGTATTTAGACCCTAGGGAGACTGGAGAAAGTCAGCTAGACAGACCAGAAGCCATCGAAATCGCAGAGGAATTCTTAGAAAAGCTAGGCTATGAAAATATGGTATCAACCTATTTGATGGCATACGAAGGACAGACGATTATCAATTTTGCCTATGAGCAGGATGATGTGATTGTTTATACAGACCTAATTAAAGTAAAGGTAGCCCTTGATAATGGAGAAATTATTGGATTCGAAACGGAGGGGTACCTAATCAATCATCATGAAAGGGACATCCCAGAGCCTAAGTTGACTGAGGAAGAAGCCCAGGAAAAATTATCTAGTGCTGTAGAAGTGGATAATGTAAGACTTGCGTTGATCCCAGTGGCAGGAAATCATGAGATTTTAACCTATGAGTTTAAGGTGCAGTTTGGTGAAGACAGATACCTCATCTACATTGATGCAGAAAGCGGTGAACAAAGACAAATTCTACTGATGATTGAAGAAGAAGACGGAACATTAGTGATATAG
- a CDS encoding DUF1385 domain-containing protein — protein sequence MKLGGYAHFNGITFFTEAFKIKTIKRQQKMHFEMKWIQNPKWMRKIEKVPLLGGISVLYYQWNLLSKKIRALFILMILMLIAEEYLSSSFFSPFHAVERFSFLIYGGILLFAFINLKNIIRLFRYHGAEHKVINCYLAHGYVTIDLVKKASRFNSRCGSNIAGIFLLFYGIIWWLGIDSLVVILIFFLLAIQIAKFFAVRQSKMQKYISFLQWITVLEPKEAEMKLAVAGFYKLQIAYDICRREKAQQKINEMEVG from the coding sequence ATGAAATTGGGGGGCTATGCACATTTCAATGGAATTACATTTTTTACCGAGGCATTTAAGATAAAAACCATAAAAAGACAACAGAAAATGCATTTTGAAATGAAATGGATTCAAAACCCAAAGTGGATGAGGAAGATAGAAAAAGTTCCTTTGCTAGGTGGCATATCAGTACTATATTACCAATGGAATCTTTTGAGCAAAAAAATAAGAGCACTCTTTATACTAATGATTCTCATGTTAATAGCAGAAGAATATCTGTCATCATCTTTTTTTAGTCCATTCCATGCTGTGGAACGATTTTCATTTTTGATTTATGGTGGAATACTTTTGTTTGCATTTATTAATTTGAAGAATATTATTAGACTCTTTCGATATCATGGAGCAGAGCACAAGGTAATTAATTGTTATCTGGCCCATGGGTATGTCACCATTGATTTGGTAAAGAAGGCTTCTCGATTCAACTCAAGATGTGGATCCAATATTGCAGGTATTTTTCTGCTGTTCTATGGAATCATATGGTGGCTAGGCATTGACTCACTGGTAGTCATACTCATTTTCTTTTTACTAGCAATACAGATTGCTAAATTCTTTGCAGTAAGGCAGTCTAAAATGCAAAAATACATTTCCTTTTTACAATGGATTACAGTACTAGAGCCTAAAGAGGCAGAAATGAAGCTTGCGGTGGCTGGATTCTATAAGCTACAGATCGCCTATGACATTTGTCGGAGGGAAAAAGCACAACAAAAAATAAATGAAATGGAGGTTGGTTAA